The Tenrec ecaudatus isolate mTenEca1 chromosome 2 unlocalized genomic scaffold, mTenEca1.hap1 SUPER_2_unloc_12, whole genome shotgun sequence genome contains a region encoding:
- the LOC142435841 gene encoding translationally-controlled tumor protein-like has protein sequence MLDAVASLEMHKYGEALDLAKSAQHAPPLAPAAPPPAPTVTFAPFSAVLLELRAARSQRSHRPLATVMIIYRDLISRDELFSDVYKIWEITGGLCLEVEGTMVRRAQGHIYDALIGGNASAEGPEGDGPEHKVVTDVDIVMNHHLQETSFTKEAYKRYIKDYMKSLKGKLEERKPERMKPFMTGAAEQIKHILANFKKYQFFQGENTIPDGMVALLDYREGGGTPYMIFFKDSLEMEKC, from the coding sequence atgCCCCTCCCCTTGCGCCGGCCGCCCCACCCCCAGCGCCAACTGTAACTTTCGCTcccttcagcgctgtcctcttgGAGCTCCGAGCTGCCCGAAGCCAGCGCAGCCACCGCCCTCTCGCCACCGTCATGATCATCTACCGGGACCTCATCAGCCGAGATGAGCTGTTCTCTGACGTGTACAAGATCTGGGAGATCACGGgcgggctgtgtctggaagtggagggTACCATGGTCCGCAGGGCCCAAGGCCACATCTATGACGCGCTCATCGGCGGCAACGCGTCCGCCGAAGGCCCCGAGGGCGACGGGCCCGAGCACAAGGTGGTCACCGACGTGGACATCgtcatgaaccatcacttgcaggaGACCAGCTTCACCAAGGAGGCCTACAAGAGGtacatcaaggactacatgaaatccCTCAAAGGCAAGCTGGAGGAGCGGAAGCCGGAACGCATGAAGCCCTTTATGACCGGGGCTGCCGAGCAGATCAAGCACATCCTCGCCAATTTCAAGAAGTACCAGTTCTTTCAGGGCGAGAACACGATTCCCGACGGCATGGTGGCCCTGCTGGACTACCGCGAGGGCGGCGGGACCCCGTACATGATCTTCTTCAAGGACAGCTTAGagatggagaagtgctga